TTGCCAGGCAGTGATCATACTAGTTTAGATTTTGAGTTTACATCCAGAATGTAACTTACCTACGCTCTGTCTAATTGGCTTGACAATGATTCCTGCAGGACCTTTAGACCTTTCTTCAAACCCAAGGCTGGACATGGGATGTTCAGCAGAGCATACAGAAATAATCAAAAATAGGATGTTCCCTTAaaacattgtttctcaacctccacATTCTCCTGGTATGTTGTGAATATGTTGTTTGAGAGATGGTGTTGATTCCAAAGCAACACCTCTAGAGAGCACCAGGATGGGGAGGTCTTCTTTAAACCATGCAGGATTTTCAGTTCCTTCTCtaatttctattttgtttttcctgtcttCTTGCAGACATCTTAAATGAGGTACTAGACAAAGAAGGGTACTATCCAAAACCTGTCCTCTTAGAAGATGAGGAGGTGGACAATTGCTTTTCAGAAAGAGATTCTTTGTTATCTGAAGATGGTCCATGTAACTCACGGGGGTCTGTTATCACAAAGGACTCTGCACTCTCCTTGGTCTCTAAAAAGTCCTTGAAGTCTTTTGTATCCAGCCTGAAGGACTGTGTGGACAGTGGCTACATGGAGGACAGTGATGAGAGCTCTCCTGAGCTGGCAGGCCGTTTGGATCTGAAGGAGGAGAAGATGTCCGCCAAGCATCGGCATCGGCTAAGCAACAAGTTATACAAGCTGTTCAAGAGCAAGAGTCAATTGATCCTGGGCAGGGAGCTGAGGGATGTCTCTGAGGTGGCCTCACTCTCTCTGCCATTGCGCCGGGCAGAGAGCCTCTGCAATCCTGTGTCCAAGGACCGTATTCCAGCTCGTTCTCGACGGGCACAATCTCTTCCTCAACATGTACTGAGTGCCACGCTTTTCCAAAACATTGTGCCTCAAAATATCTGTGTCCAACGCAGGCCATTTCTGAGCTGTGATGAGGACACAAAGGTCTCAACTCTGCGTGTGGTTGTGTTTGGCTCTGACCGTATCTCAGGGAAAGTGGCACGGGCTTACAGCCATCTTAAGTGAGTGTAAGGATGCCCCCTTTCCCTGCTCTGTACCGCCATACTgagaaatcagctggtttcctCAACATCCTGCTGCGTCCCTTTGGACCAGGGAGTCCACCTTCTCTCTCTGGTTGTATCATTACCTGcttctttttaaattgtattttctaCTTATGCCAATATGTTGACAGAATTTGCAACTGTACATTATTTTGCTCAGCTGTATTATATAAGTAATAATTCTATTCCATCCTTGGAGAATATCTAGCTCTGAGGAGAGGCCTCAAATCTAGTTTTGCATGTCTGAGAATGGACCTGAGAGACAGGCTTTTGGGTCTGGCTGGTTCTGTCATGAGgttcctcagaggaaggcattgCTCTTCTTCTTGCTTCCACCTCATAGAAGAGCTGACCCTCTTagtcatcaataataataataataataataataataattttggtaataacaataataataacaacagcaacaacagctttatttttataccccgcctccatctcccctaagggacttggggcagcttacaaagggacaagcccagggagcacaaagttaaaaacataacaaaataagataacatcaaaacaaaaccaaataataacataacatcatgaaaacagtaccatacagaatGATAAACGTGCTGATTTTACAACAAGCATGTTGCTTGTAGGGCTACAGCTGGCTTTTCGTCATGCAtcaccttttgtcctccattgcAGATCTCAAGAAAGCAGCTGTCCCCGGCTGACTCGATACTTCAAGATGAATTTTTACTATGTTCCTGTGAAGAGGAGCAGCCCTACCTCATCTGTCCTGACccaccctcctccttctccaggaGACCCACATTCCCGCTCCCCTGGAGCCACGGTATGCATTTAGAGCAAAGTCAGGAAGGGTACTGATAGACAGAATTACCATGATGTACATGGATAATTTTGATTCATTTGCAAGTATGCGAAGGCCTTGGATGCCTGGGAATATACAATGCATAATGGTTCATGTGTGTAAACTGACTGTTCTGCATTGAATGAAACTGCACATCTAATAGTGTGtgtttctttgattttaggttctTAGTTTGGCAGGGATGGAAAGCAGCACAAATGATATCTCACTGTACATAGGTATGCAGGATCCATGGTACGAACGAAACGTTCTTGGGCTCATGAATCTTCCCATACATGTTCTGTGCCAGGTAAAGTTCTAGACTGTATTCTCTAAAGTTTTCTCTAGCCACCTTCAAATGCCCCCTTTTCCTCTCCAAAGTGACAATGGGAAGAATGTAATTTCACTTCCAGTTGCCATTTTAAAAGAGAAATTGAGAAAATGTATTTTGGGGCACACTCTTGCCTCAAATATACTACATATCGGAATGTAAGATCTGCAGACTGAATTCTGTTTATAGTCTCAAATACATTGATGGGATTTACAATCGCATGAACTCACCATTCAAAAACTCATTCAATGAGACTGCTGTAATTGGAACTGCCAACAAAGTTCAAGACTTTGCCTTGTTTCACATTGATTTGTCTTGCTATATATGTCTGAGGGCCATCTTTGATCGTTATAATGCATTGGAAGCAACCATTATTTAAGAGTTCATAATGTCCATATATGCCTTTATTGCCCTTAAAAGATGTCCTTTCAAGGTAGGGAAGGAAAGGATTTCTGTTCCAGCTGCTGGCTGGAAACAGTTGCATCACCAGGTCTTTATCTGGGCACCATTGATTGTTTCCCCTGTACTAGAAGCATCTATGGATGAGGCATTTGTTCTCTTTCTGCTTTTTCTATAGCAGTCAATCAAACCTGAAAGTGAACCTTTAGAGGAAACATCAGAGCAGCTTCCAATCCTTGCTGACATGATCCTTTATTACTGCCGTTTTGCTACCCACCCGGTGCTACTGCAAGTCTACCAAACACAAGTGAGTTTGACTAAGTTTGTTGTTTTTGCATTTGGGGATTAGCAAACCACTGCAAATTGAGCTTCTATGAGATGGGACACCATCTTCTCTGGGTAATTAGTTGCTTGGTGACCAAAGTGCTACACAAGCACCCACATCCACACACAGGAGTTTTACTCATTAACCAAAACTTTGCCCTGTGCAAATCCTAACCTTGAGTTGATTTGGATTTGATGTTAGATCAGCCTAATTCAGAAATGGAGCTGATGGGTTTGGAGAAACCTGAGCAAAAACTtggagtgtgagtgtgtgtgtgttgaaaaaaGATGGTATGCCTCTAGGAACATTGTATAAGGGGGAAACATGATGTACCAATTCCTAAatagctttattttaaaaaatgaacacaaaTCCAAATAGGAGACTTCTAACGTAGAACTTTTGCATATCTTGGATTCTCTTATTTCCCTGTATTGTCCAGCTCACCTTCACTGGGGGAGAGACAAGAACTGAGATCTTCATCCATTCCTTAGAGTTGGGCCATTCCGCAGCCACACGGGCCATCAAAGCTTCAGGTAGGCTGTTGGCCACCATTCGGAAATATTTTTAGCTGTGTTCATTTGCACTTATTTTTGTGACTATGGGAATACCCATTcctggagatggagaagaaagcTGGAGAGATTCCAAAGTTTCTCATACACAGGAAGTTAACAATGAATAGCATAGACAGCACATAGCAAAATTCACAGTGAAGACGGACATACAATATAGAAAGAGAAGAGCACACCTGCAGCTCAAACATTGGTCCTGCTGTTCTACTAGAGGCCTTGTGCATGTCTTAGACCTATCTGCCCACCCATTTGATTGTCTTGCTGtccatctccttttccttctttatttttgaaGCTGTTAGAGGTGCATATGGGGAAGAGGTTCAAACCTTGCTTCTCCTCTGTGCCATGTATCTGAGAAGAAACCTAATAACTTAATATGATGCAGACAACTTTTTACTATCTCTTCTGGCTGGGCAGTGGGActgtttgtttttcatgtcaggagtgaggaACTGcaagtgcttctggtgtgagagaattggctgtctgcaaggatattgcccaggggacgcccacatGTGTGATGTTTtattgcgggaggcttctctcatgtccctgcatggggagctggagctgacagagggagctcatctgcactctccccagattcacgtctctgacctgtcagtcttcagccctgccagcacaagggcttaaccatTGCACCACTAGGGGTCCCATGGCAATAGGACTAACAGCAGTATCACAAATAAGGGCAATGAATTCAGGACACACAGAGTGCCTAATACATGTATTGCTGCTACAAGGTGTATGTGTGCGCGTGCCCACACGATCATAACAGACCCAGCATTCAAGTTTTTGACATGCATATTTGTACAGCTGTAAAGCTGATGAATGTTCTGCTGTTGAAGAATATGCTAAGAATCCTCTTAATGTTACCTTTCTACCTGTTTTGGGACATATTTCCCTACTGTACAGTAGAAGGACTTGAGATATAGAAACTTGCAAAGAAAggacttctttctcctcttttttgtaCAGGTCCAGGTTGCAAACGCCTGGGTATAGATGGAGACAGAGAAGCCATTCCACTAACACTACAGATTGCCCACAGCAAGGTAATTCTGTGAAGACTGAATTGTTGTAGGGAGTGTCCAACAGAGGAGTCCAATCTCTCAGCTTCTTTGCAATGCAAGAGTCACCTTGCAATTTGGGCAGGGTAGGGGAGGCAGAgtaaaggaagagggagaagatgcCATGGGGTGAAGCTCTCATCTCTTCAAAATGACTTCTGTGTTAGAATTGGATCTGTGAATAGCAGTTTTATTCTATTTTAGATATTTTTGTCAGACTGAATCTCAAATCTCTGATTTTTCCAGAGGTCAGTCAGTGGAAGGAGTCGGTGGATTAACACTGAGAAAGTCTGTACATCTGTTAACCTCAGCAAGGCCTGTAAGAGACAAGAAGAGCTTGGTGTGTATGGTAGATGTACCCTGATCTTGTATTTTAAACTGCTTTAAGCATTTAATATGATTGtctatttcacacacacacacacacacacaccatgtatcacctgaaatatatttcattttaatcATACTTTAAGATACCATAGGGCCCATGTTAGGAGAAAAGGGTGGAACATTTGGTCCTATGGTGAGTGATGAATGACCCCTCAGATTTGATTATACTTCAGTTCTCATCTTTCTAAATCATTACAGCCAGTAGTTTGAGATTATGGGactcaaaccactgcaacccAACATTTAGAGGGCCCAAGACTTCCCGCTTCTGGTACACAAGAAATGCTTCCCTCTCTCTTGTTTGTGTAAATATTCAGACAGTGCACTCAGACTTATGCAGCAATATTTTTGGCCACTGGGTGTCAcaaaatgcccacctttccttcAAAAGTGATCAGTGGTGCTACATGAGCACCCTGCTGGCTGATCCTGCTGAGCTCAGAGTTGGCTGTGCTCCAGGTCTCTaaggaaattatatttttaacCTGCTACAAAGCAATTTGCTTGCAGTCTGAAGCACTTTTAATTGCCCATTTTCTCTAAATAGGGTTCTCTAACTGGAATAAATTATGAAACCCATCTAaattttttatattgttgtacttGCATTTTCCTCTACCACAGGTTGGTTTTTACAGCTTGGCATATATATTTTGTGCAATGTTTGAGGACTGATAGGCAGAGAAATGCACATGTTGAAAATTGGGCTGCAAATCATTAGAGATGTAAAATTGAAAAATGGAGCAGAAGGGGAACCAATAACTGGTAACCATTTGGAATAAAGAAACCCAGTCTGTTTACCACTGAAAGTTCTA
This genomic interval from Anolis sagrei isolate rAnoSag1 chromosome 2, rAnoSag1.mat, whole genome shotgun sequence contains the following:
- the PIK3R5 gene encoding phosphoinositide 3-kinase regulatory subunit 5 encodes the protein MQHTTCTEDRIHHALERCLHGLSKSGTISASTWTAGLCLNCWSLQELVSRDAGNYLILLEKILQKTQEVQEKCDYDLFAPLALLFGAAVLSIPHFPSDSDLLPRALRIYRDFLTWPVPYCDICQELLTFINNELKAPGISYQRLVRAEQGLPAKTGETSIITVLLLNPSEVDGEFLSVAEKMSTTELSQQTLLVTLLEHIYQANFGTKCDLEKLHQILKLKPVEELMELFASTSEAQEMAAVNSDDPSTAREQLESALLEIAKAAELPINTDESLPSKLRLIPIPVARCYTYRWDTDNFDILNEVLDKEGYYPKPVLLEDEEVDNCFSERDSLLSEDGPCNSRGSVITKDSALSLVSKKSLKSFVSSLKDCVDSGYMEDSDESSPELAGRLDLKEEKMSAKHRHRLSNKLYKLFKSKSQLILGRELRDVSEVASLSLPLRRAESLCNPVSKDRIPARSRRAQSLPQHVLSATLFQNIVPQNICVQRRPFLSCDEDTKVSTLRVVVFGSDRISGKVARAYSHLKSQESSCPRLTRYFKMNFYYVPVKRSSPTSSVLTHPPPSPGDPHSRSPGATVLSLAGMESSTNDISLYIGMQDPWYERNVLGLMNLPIHVLCQQSIKPESEPLEETSEQLPILADMILYYCRFATHPVLLQVYQTQLTFTGGETRTEIFIHSLELGHSAATRAIKASGPGCKRLGIDGDREAIPLTLQIAHSKRSVSGRSRWINTEKVCTSVNLSKACKRQEELGPKTECLTLTATEVIKRQSSKSKKSFNQISVSQIKVDKIQIIGVNCSFAVCLDQDERKIMQSVVRCEISACYKPKISKSSIEGKVMSSFPPQDASDICSLLCLPIATFSGALP